From a region of the Rhodothermus profundi genome:
- a CDS encoding AAA family ATPase, whose translation MADLFQQAAEQFLASQAPLAERMRPRTLDEFVGQEHILGPGKLLRRAIEADRLSSLIFYGPPGTGKTTLARIIARTTQAHFTALNAVLAGVRDIRSAIEAAQERLRLHQQRTILFIDEVHRFNKAQQDALLPHVESGTVIFIGATTENPYFEVIKPLVSRSRVFELKPLTPEHLRRIAEQALTDPERGYGGRNVILDPEALNHLINVANGDARSLLNALELAVETTPPDANGRIHITLQVAEDSIQRRAVLYDKEGEAHFDTISAFIKSLRGSDPDAALYWLARMIYAGEDPRFILRRMLIFAAEDIGLADPQALQVAAAAAQAFEYVGMPEGQFLLAECCLYLATAPKSNSTMAYFNALSYVEREQSGEVPSHLKDASRDRQGLGHGQGYRYPHAYREHYVPQQYLPDHMQGIYFYEPSNQGYERVIAQRLASWRQRDLAENLKKRLQRYLPDDNNP comes from the coding sequence ATGGCGGACCTTTTTCAACAGGCAGCGGAACAATTTCTGGCCTCTCAGGCGCCCCTGGCCGAGCGCATGCGGCCTCGCACGCTGGACGAATTCGTGGGCCAGGAGCATATCCTGGGACCGGGCAAGCTGCTGCGCCGCGCCATCGAAGCCGACCGCCTCTCGTCGCTGATCTTTTACGGTCCTCCAGGCACCGGCAAAACGACGCTGGCCCGCATCATCGCCCGCACCACGCAGGCGCACTTCACAGCCCTCAATGCGGTGCTGGCCGGGGTCAGAGACATCCGCAGCGCCATCGAAGCAGCTCAGGAGCGGTTGCGGCTCCATCAGCAACGCACCATCCTGTTCATCGACGAAGTCCATCGCTTCAACAAAGCCCAGCAGGATGCCCTGCTCCCGCACGTCGAAAGTGGCACGGTCATCTTCATCGGAGCCACCACTGAGAATCCCTACTTCGAGGTCATTAAACCGCTGGTAAGTCGCTCCCGAGTCTTTGAGCTCAAGCCTCTAACCCCTGAACACCTGCGCCGCATCGCTGAGCAGGCGCTCACCGACCCGGAACGGGGTTACGGCGGCCGAAACGTGATTCTTGATCCGGAAGCGCTTAATCATCTGATCAATGTGGCCAATGGCGACGCTCGCTCCCTGCTTAATGCCCTGGAACTGGCCGTCGAGACCACCCCACCAGACGCTAACGGCCGCATTCACATCACCCTTCAGGTTGCCGAAGACTCCATCCAACGCCGCGCCGTGCTCTACGACAAAGAGGGCGAGGCCCACTTCGACACGATCAGCGCATTCATCAAAAGCCTGCGCGGCTCCGATCCCGACGCCGCCCTCTACTGGCTCGCGCGCATGATCTACGCGGGCGAAGATCCGCGCTTTATCCTACGCCGCATGCTCATCTTCGCTGCCGAAGACATTGGCCTGGCCGACCCTCAGGCCCTGCAGGTGGCGGCAGCCGCTGCACAGGCCTTCGAGTATGTGGGCATGCCGGAAGGTCAGTTCCTGCTGGCCGAATGCTGCCTGTATCTGGCTACCGCGCCCAAAAGCAATTCCACCATGGCTTACTTTAACGCCCTGTCCTATGTGGAGCGCGAACAATCCGGCGAAGTCCCCTCCCATCTGAAAGATGCCAGCCGTGACCGCCAGGGCCTCGGCCACGGACAGGGCTACCGGTATCCGCACGCCTACCGCGAACACTACGTCCCTCAGCAATATCTGCCCGACCACATGCAGGGCATCTACTTCTATGAGCCCTCCAATCAGGGCTATGAACGCGTCATTGCCCAACGCCTGGCAAGCTGGCGCCAACGTGATCTGGCCGAAAACCTGAAAAAGCGACTCCAACGCTACCTGCCGGACGACAACAACCCGTAG
- the ilvD gene encoding dihydroxy-acid dehydratase — protein MPPLNRYSRRITQPRSQGASQAMLLATGLQEEDLDKPQIGIASVWFEGNPCNMHLLELAAEVKAGVQEAGLIGFRFNTIGVSDGISMGTEGMSYSLPSRDLIADSIETVMAAQWYDGLIALPGCDKNMPGCVIAMGRLNRPALMIYGGTIRPGCLNGQKLDVVSAFQSYGEYLAGKISDEQRRAIIRHACPGPGACGGMYTANTMAAAIEAMGLALPFSSSLPAEDPRKRAECRRAGQVMRQLLEQDLKPRDIVTRASLENAITVVMALGGSTNAVLHLLAIAHAFDVPLSLDDFQRIARRVPLLADMKPSGRYVMEDLCRIGGVPAVMKLLLKHGALHGEALTVTGKTLAENLAEVPDLPDDQDIIRPWDNPLKPSAHIYILYGNLAPGGCVAKITGKEGLRFSGPARVFDSEEDMLAGLEAGRIQRGDVIVIRYEGPRGGPGMPEMLTPTSALMGAGLGQDVALITDGRFSGGSHGFIIGHVVPEAQEGGPIALIRDGDRITIDAEAGLIQVDVSEEELARRRATWSPPPLKVSRGVLYRYVQTVQDASHGCITDAPTGEPAPAGSPPS, from the coding sequence ATGCCGCCGCTCAACCGCTACAGCCGCCGCATTACGCAGCCCCGGTCGCAGGGTGCCTCGCAGGCCATGTTGCTGGCCACCGGGCTGCAGGAAGAAGACCTGGACAAGCCCCAGATCGGCATTGCCTCGGTGTGGTTCGAAGGGAATCCCTGCAACATGCACCTGCTGGAGTTGGCTGCCGAGGTCAAAGCCGGCGTGCAGGAAGCTGGCCTGATTGGCTTTCGCTTCAACACAATCGGGGTCTCCGATGGCATTTCGATGGGTACCGAGGGCATGTCCTACAGCCTTCCCTCTCGCGATCTGATCGCCGACTCGATCGAGACGGTCATGGCCGCCCAGTGGTACGATGGCCTGATCGCCCTGCCCGGCTGCGACAAAAACATGCCCGGCTGCGTAATCGCGATGGGACGCCTGAACCGTCCCGCGCTGATGATTTATGGCGGCACCATTCGACCCGGCTGCCTGAACGGCCAGAAGCTTGACGTCGTCAGCGCCTTCCAGAGCTATGGCGAATACCTGGCCGGTAAGATTTCCGACGAGCAGCGCCGCGCCATTATCCGCCACGCCTGTCCGGGCCCGGGGGCCTGTGGCGGCATGTACACGGCCAACACGATGGCCGCCGCTATCGAAGCCATGGGCCTGGCTCTCCCCTTCAGCTCAAGCCTCCCGGCCGAAGATCCTCGCAAGCGCGCAGAATGCCGCCGCGCCGGCCAGGTCATGCGTCAACTGTTAGAACAGGATCTCAAACCGCGCGACATTGTCACGCGCGCCTCCCTTGAAAACGCCATTACCGTGGTAATGGCGCTAGGCGGCTCCACCAATGCCGTGCTGCACCTGCTGGCGATCGCGCATGCGTTCGACGTGCCGCTCAGCCTCGACGACTTTCAGCGCATTGCCCGGCGCGTGCCCCTGCTGGCCGATATGAAGCCCAGCGGCCGCTATGTTATGGAAGACCTGTGCCGCATCGGCGGGGTCCCAGCCGTCATGAAGCTGCTGCTCAAGCATGGGGCACTGCATGGGGAGGCGCTCACTGTAACAGGCAAGACGCTTGCAGAAAACCTGGCCGAGGTGCCCGATCTGCCCGATGATCAGGACATCATTCGCCCCTGGGACAACCCGCTGAAACCTAGCGCGCACATCTATATCCTCTATGGGAATCTGGCTCCGGGAGGCTGCGTCGCCAAGATCACCGGCAAAGAAGGCCTGCGCTTCAGCGGCCCTGCCCGCGTGTTCGACTCCGAAGAAGACATGCTGGCAGGCCTGGAAGCAGGGCGCATTCAGCGCGGCGATGTGATTGTTATTCGCTACGAAGGTCCCCGGGGCGGCCCGGGCATGCCGGAAATGCTCACGCCCACCTCGGCGCTGATGGGAGCCGGTCTGGGCCAGGATGTCGCGCTCATCACCGATGGCCGCTTCAGCGGCGGCAGCCACGGCTTCATTATTGGCCACGTCGTGCCCGAAGCCCAGGAAGGGGGACCGATTGCGCTGATTCGTGATGGTGACCGCATCACCATCGATGCCGAAGCCGGTCTCATCCAGGTGGACGTCTCCGAGGAAGAGCTGGCCCGGCGGCGAGCGACCTGGTCTCCGCCCCCCCTGAAGGTCAGCCGGGGCGTTCTCTACCGCTACGTGCAGACCGTACAGGACGCCTCGCACGGCTGCATCACCGACGCGCCAACCGGCGAACCTGCACCCGCGGGATCTCCCCCAAGCTAA
- a CDS encoding DUF2459 domain-containing protein — MAEPDVRLRGQIATAAHPGPEEGFPPDEPQMMQKRFLSIGLALLLAGQALAQERRFTIYLIHHGWHAGIAFCQADLEGTDWPEEVRFPARRYVEVGWGEAGYYPDPDPGAGDALRAALWPTAAVLHVVAFDHPPARIFSGPVRQVELDSMAFRKLVAFVAGYFKRDAQGKLQPVAPALYGQEGQFYAARGRYHLLNNSNRWVARALRTAGLPVWPARVLTIKDLWAQIEPLSSMAEKAAACPLPMP; from the coding sequence ATGGCGGAACCTGACGTTAGGTTGCGCGGACAAATAGCAACGGCTGCACACCCCGGCCCTGAAGAAGGGTTCCCACCCGATGAACCACAAATGATGCAAAAGCGCTTCCTTAGCATTGGTTTAGCCCTGCTGCTGGCGGGCCAGGCGCTGGCGCAGGAGCGACGCTTTACCATTTACCTGATCCATCATGGCTGGCATGCCGGTATAGCCTTCTGCCAGGCCGATCTGGAGGGAACCGACTGGCCTGAGGAGGTGCGGTTTCCCGCGCGGCGCTATGTGGAAGTGGGCTGGGGAGAGGCAGGCTACTATCCCGACCCCGATCCAGGAGCAGGAGATGCCCTGCGGGCTGCGCTCTGGCCTACTGCTGCCGTGCTGCATGTGGTGGCGTTTGACCATCCTCCGGCGCGCATCTTTTCGGGACCTGTGCGGCAGGTGGAGCTGGACAGCATGGCGTTTCGCAAGCTGGTAGCTTTTGTCGCGGGCTATTTCAAACGGGACGCCCAGGGAAAACTGCAGCCTGTTGCGCCTGCGCTGTATGGACAGGAAGGACAGTTTTACGCTGCCAGAGGACGCTATCACCTGCTGAACAACAGCAACCGATGGGTAGCCCGGGCGCTGCGCACCGCGGGTTTGCCGGTATGGCCTGCGCGCGTGCTAACGATCAAGGATCTGTGGGCCCAGATCGAACCGCTGAGTTCAATGGCAGAGAAAGCAGCCGCCTGTCCATTACCGATGCCGTGA
- a CDS encoding 6-bladed beta-propeller produces the protein MIAKWLNRAAGGLLLGVSLFGGGGCRGSLPEAGQGAHWHPDPARLPPLEAFDWIATPQDSDSVLQAWAARLQQAHLKWEVGTWIAEDRYRMFGKIWDVVIDGTGRVVVLDFENQEVRIYDQDGRFVTLVGRQGEGPGEYIQAGHLLVGVNDTLYVYDYSRALFVVYRRQGSGYEFVRLLDLPVGASFLNDGCLHANGHLITQQTSRLREDPLFFEIDLSPTVVRSFGRHRHYATREQEGFLHSEIYRAFVACGEGVVASYLFFPIVDYFVEDQRYSFFLDGIYLQPFLLIDNRIAEYYRTDSFIEEYAYTGQVDDLIEPVLLEEDLLFYTFIRYESERGRLIKKYPMAYLLDLRRRKAMRLNLETYPFATLVAVRDSVLIRFRWDLFQQEIPHIAYYVLPAQPPRKRVS, from the coding sequence GTGATTGCGAAATGGTTGAATAGGGCAGCCGGAGGTCTGCTGCTAGGGGTCAGTCTGTTTGGAGGGGGTGGCTGCAGAGGGAGCCTGCCTGAAGCAGGACAGGGAGCACACTGGCATCCGGATCCGGCCCGTTTGCCGCCCCTGGAAGCGTTTGACTGGATTGCTACTCCGCAGGACAGCGATTCGGTCTTGCAGGCATGGGCTGCGCGGTTGCAGCAAGCCCATCTGAAATGGGAGGTGGGGACATGGATTGCGGAGGATCGCTATCGTATGTTTGGCAAGATATGGGATGTGGTGATTGATGGCACAGGACGGGTAGTGGTGCTGGACTTCGAGAACCAGGAGGTGCGCATCTATGACCAAGATGGGCGCTTTGTAACGCTGGTAGGCCGCCAGGGCGAAGGGCCTGGCGAGTATATCCAGGCAGGACATCTACTGGTGGGCGTAAACGACACCCTGTACGTCTACGACTATTCACGCGCTCTGTTTGTGGTGTACCGCCGCCAGGGATCCGGGTATGAATTTGTGCGCCTTCTGGATCTGCCAGTGGGCGCCTCTTTCTTAAACGACGGCTGCCTCCATGCAAACGGTCATCTGATCACGCAGCAGACCTCGCGCCTTCGAGAAGATCCGCTCTTTTTTGAAATCGATCTGTCCCCTACGGTTGTCAGGAGCTTCGGAAGACATCGACATTATGCCACTCGTGAGCAGGAAGGGTTTCTGCATAGTGAAATCTACCGAGCCTTTGTGGCCTGTGGCGAAGGGGTGGTCGCTTCCTATCTTTTCTTTCCGATTGTGGACTACTTTGTAGAGGATCAGCGATATAGCTTTTTCTTAGATGGAATATATCTACAGCCTTTTCTTCTAATCGACAATCGAATCGCTGAGTATTATAGGACCGATTCCTTTATTGAGGAATATGCATACACGGGGCAGGTGGATGATCTGATCGAGCCGGTTCTGCTAGAGGAGGACCTCTTGTTTTATACTTTCATTCGCTATGAAAGCGAAAGGGGACGTCTGATAAAAAAGTATCCGATGGCGTACTTGCTAGACCTGCGTCGTCGAAAGGCGATGCGGTTAAATCTGGAAACCTATCCTTTTGCCACCCTGGTGGCCGTGCGCGATTCTGTGCTGATTAGATTTCGCTGGGATCTGTTCCAGCAGGAAATCCCGCATATTGCCTATTACGTGTTGCCTGCGCAACCCCCGCGAAAGAGGGTTTCATGA